The Lates calcarifer isolate ASB-BC8 linkage group LG6, TLL_Latcal_v3, whole genome shotgun sequence genome includes a region encoding these proteins:
- the LOC127142543 gene encoding L-selectin-like, translating to MTEAQSYCREKYTDLATIDNMEDVNLLNSMVDLSRMIYPTYSYLAWIGLYDDVNSWRWSLSDRSFYTQEEAEFRNWASGEPNNKDNRQYCALIKDGQWADKSCDVLSTAVCMDVRGSNVTFVFISKTMTWTEAQSYCRANHTDLASVRNMEENQKIMELLPSRQDIWIGLFRDSWKWSDGSNSSFRYWITGEPNGPKENCAVADFSSSGKWVDVICDHRTAFICYSGKS from the exons atgactgaagctcagagctactgcagagaaaaatacacagaccTGGCCACTATAGACAACATGGAGGACGTGAACCTCTTGAACTCCATGGTGGATTTGAGCAGAATGATCTACCCAACATACAGCTAT ttAGCCTGGATAGGTCTGTACGACGATGTGAACAGCTGGAGGTGGTCGCTGTCAGACAGAAGTTTCtacacacaggaggaggctgagttCAGGAACTGGGCCTCTGGAGAACCAAACAATAAAGACAATAGACAATACTGCGCACTGATTAAAGATGGACAGTGGGCTGATAAATCTTGTGATGTTCTCAGTACAGCAGTCTGCATGGATGTCAGAG ggtcaaatgtcacatttgtcttcatcagcaaaacaatgacatggactgaagctcagagctactgcagagcaaaccacacagacctggccagtgtgagaaacatggaggaaaaccAGAAGATAATGGAGCTGCTACCTTCAAGACAAGATATCTGGATCGGCCTTTTCAGAGACTCCTGGAAGTGGTCGGATGGAAGTAACTCCTCATTTAGGTACTGGATCACAGGTGAACCTAATGGGCCCAAGGAGAACTGTGCGGTAGCAGACTTCAGCAGCTCTGGAAAATGGGTGGATGTGATCTGTGATCACAGGACAGCATTTATCTGCTACAGTGGTAAGTCATGA
- the LOC108876340 gene encoding dromaiocalcin-1: MTWTEAQSYCRANHTDLASVRNMEENQKIMELLPSRQDIWIGLFRDSWKWSDGSNSSFRYWITGEPNEGTENCVAANFHKSGKWEDQHCGQRRAFICYSPPVSKKVVRVRLMKKSSSLDLNDPAVMEDILRELKQKLKDKGVDGDVKLSWRKQSDGKVFHKEKETEKKTTKKRDEL; this comes from the exons ATGACAtggactgaagctcagagctactgcagagcaaaccacacagacctggccagtgtgagaaacatggaggaaaaccAGAAGATAATGGAGCTGCTACCTTCAAGACAAGATATCTGGATCGGCCTTTTCAGAGACTCCTGGAAGTGGTCGGATGGAAGTAACTCCTCATTTAGGTACTGGATCACAGGTGAACCTAATGAGGGCACAGAGAACTGTGTGGCAGCAAACTTCCACAAGTCTGGAAAATGGGAGGACCAGCACTGTGGTCAGAGGAGAGCATTTATCTGCTACAGTC cacctGTCTCAAAGAAAGTGGTGAGAGTGAGGCTCATGAAGAAAAGCTCCTCTCTGGATCTGAATGACCCTGCTGTGATGGAAGACATCTTGAGGGAG ctcaaacagaagctgaaggACAAGGGAGTGGACGGAGACGTCAAACTGAGCTGGAGGAAGCAGTCGGATGGAAAGGTCTTCCACAAGGAAAAGGAGACTGAGAAGAAAACCACTAAGAAAAGAGATGAGCTTTAA
- the ccdc135 gene encoding LOW QUALITY PROTEIN: dynein regulatory complex subunit 7 (The sequence of the model RefSeq protein was modified relative to this genomic sequence to represent the inferred CDS: deleted 1 base in 1 codon) → MESDSEGRLRRGGEEEEDGELEEVLSNVSAPQQLLPSLDKADDSCPESYRINSPDEIQLLAIADNFQRQYSHLYPSRKPLLLCPVNEYGVKKFVSTSLRPTPTPHPELFTWEGCASFVANFLSLDPLEPPADLPRYLFSSTSVLQSQRATCFEFATLLCSLLLGAHYDAYCVSGYAVREMCLLDQSLQECPLLDNKVKSVISEQESQENKYTVKALRELKSHFVMQQEKKKQEDEAALLQQQKLQEGSEQRPADPLRGLRVHCWVLVLSGSRSVQENFFIDPLTGISYSTVDDNFLGIESVWNNLNYYVNMQDCKNGCADMVFDLEDLKMWEPVLYGAASKKQLILDVLKKKTETKMMSRISKDEEEEEEEEPRVFEMPRSWVSYITISKKDLETRWPRGQKVTHYRKAKLENFASYLRPDGLVIRLTTYKDLDCTEIAMVKEWYQHRNDHLEEREVNKVDSFTTERFSRGRPFHLLFHRYPTLTADTVHEMEFSSARIDNMVRRVVSPGEMTELFENRTDFLYYRHVIFDRHVQFSEPHVDADLDDRPLQVVERFHRNRSKPTNEDVAERVFLLAQRQIEVTYHLEDHRFIPSKRSFVKPLESTEQTKAEDFTPDMVSSFQVDPSQKPLKTLTLYHILMALIKDEEKVTLQIKESKKEVRDIVACREQEEGGVQLFFSPWSTAGAARARRQRQEMERVAEEEERWLQEKEKDILAPLLIRLDNAEILSAKDAKQLHQDCLAEFKQRLVEHANLIQERYEKETQELQRKQQWYQRNQLNMTVPQEEEYQTYCAAKTLQIHVAKKRLSMHKEAAPQRYHALDEKLRGDPRLAPHLVS, encoded by the exons ATGGAGTCAGACAGTGAGGGGCGACTCAGacgtggaggagaggaggaggaggatggagagctggaggaggtcCTCAGTAACGtctcagctcctcagcagctgct CCCGAGCCTGGACAAGGCAGACGACTCATGTCCTGAGTCCTACAGGATCAACTCTCCTGATGAGATTCAACTGTTGGCCATTGCCGACAACTTCCAGCGTCAGTATTCACACTTGTATCCCAGCCGCAAGCCGCTGCTGCTCTGCCCTGTCAATGAATATGGGGTTAAG AAGTTTGTTTCTACGTCTCTTCGGCCCACACCGACACCCCACCCTGAACTTTTCACCTGGGAGGGCTGTGCCTCCTTTGTGGCTAACTTCCTGTCTCTGGACCCTTTGGAGCCTCCTGCAGACCTg CCCAGGTACTTGTTCTCCTCCACCTCAGTGCTGCAGAGTCAGAGAGCCACATGTTTTGAATTTGCCACCCTGCTGTGCAGCCTGCTGCTCGGCGCCCACTACGACGCCTACTGTGTCAGCGGCTACGCAGTCAGAGAGATGTGTCTGCTCGACCAGAGCCTGCAGgagtgccctctgctggacaacaAGGTCAAG AGTGTGATCTCAGAACAGGAGTCACAGGAGaacaaatacacagtgaaaGCTCTGAGGGAGCTGAAGAGTCACTTTGTGATGcagcaagagaagaagaaacaggaagaTGAAGCTGCGTTgcttcaacaacaaaaactacagGAG GGGAGTGAGCAGCGACCTGCCGACCCCCTGCGGGGGCTGAGGGTGCACTGCTGGGTGCTGGTGCTGTCAGGAAGTCGGAGCGTCCAGGAGAACTTCTTCATCGACCCTCTGACCGGGATCAGCTACAGCACCGTCGATGACAACTTCCTGGGCATCGAGAGCGTGTGGAACAACCTCAACTACTACGTCAACATGCAGGACTGCAAGAACGGCTGCGCT gataTGGTGTTTGATCTGGAAGATTTAAAGATGTGGGAGCCAGTCTTATACGGTGCAGCCAGCAAAAAGCAGCTGATACTTGACGTCttaaagaagaagacagagactAAGATGATGAGCAGAATTAGCAAGGatgaggag gaggaggaggaggaggagccccGAGTTTTTGAGATGCCGAGATCCTGGGTCAGCTACATCACCATCTCAAAAAAAG ACCTGGAGACCCGCTGGCCCAGAGGACAGAAAGTGACCCACTACAGAAAAGCGAAGCTGGAGAACTTTGCTTCATACCTGAGGCCAGACGGCCTGGTCATACGACTGACGACATACAAAGACCTGGACT GCACTGAGATTGCGATGGTGAAGGAGTGGTATCAACACAGAAACGACCActtggaggagagggaggtcaACAAGGTCGACAGCTTCACCACAGAACGCTTCAGCCGTGGACGACCTTTCCACCTTTTAT tTCACAGGTATCCAACCCTGACTGCTGACACTGTGCACGAGATGGAGTTCAGCAGCGCTCGTATCGACAACATGGTGCGCCGGGTGGTGTCACCAGGTGAAATGACGGAGCTCTTCGAGAACCGGACCGACTTCCTCTACTACAGGCACGTCATCTTCGATCGACACGTCCAGTTTTCAGAACCGCATGTGGACGCTGACCTGGACGACCGACCGCTACAG GTGGTGGAGCGTTTCCACAGGAACAGATCCAAACCCACCAATGAGGACGTGGCAGAGCGAGTGTTCCTATTGGCTCAAAGGCAGATTGAGGTGACCTATCACTTGGAGGATCACCGATTCATCCCCTCAAAGAGGAGTTTTGTCAAACCACTAGAGTCAACGGAGCAAACGAAGGCTGAGGACTTCACACCTGACATGGTCTCCAGCTTCCAg GTGGATCCATCTCAGAAGCCTCTCAAGACCCTGACTCTGTATCATATATTGATGGCCCTGATAAAGGATGAGGAGAAGGTGACTCTCCAAATCAAAGAGTCTAAGAAAGAG GTGAGAGACATTGTGGcctgcagagagcaggaggagggaggcgtTCAGCTTTTCTTCTCCCCATGGAGCACAGCAGGAGCTGCCCGGGCCCGCAGa cagagacaggaaatg GAGCGtgtggctgaggaggaggagaggtggctgcaggagaaggagaaagacattCTGGCCCCCCTCCTGATCCGGCTCGACAACGCCGAGATTCTGAGCGCCAAGGACGCCAAGCAGCTCCACCAGGACTGTTTGGCCGAGTTCAAACAGAGACTGGTAGAGCACGCCAACCTCATTCAGGAACGCTACGAAAAG gaaacacaggagctgcagaggaaacagcagtgGTACCAGAGGAACCAGCTCAACATGACAGTGCCACAGGAGGAAGAGTACCAGACCTACTGTGCTGCCAAAACACTACAAATACATGTCGCCAAGAAACGGCTCAGCAt GCACAAGGAAGCAGCTCCTCAGAGGTACCATGCTCTCGATGAGAAGCTGAGAGGAGACCCTCGACTGGCCCCTCACCTGGTCAGCTGA